The Cytophagia bacterium CHB2 genomic interval GCGCAGGAGAATTTTTTCGCCGTTATCCTCCCACTGAATCATCTCCACGCGGCTGAGATAATGCGGATCCTCGGTGCTGCTGCAGCAAAAGGCGCGATAATTGTGTTCGCCCAAAAAGTGCAGCGCCGCGGATTTCATCTCTTCAAGGTCGAGTGGAAATTTGCAAAAGTAGGCATACCCTCGGCCCACCGCCACCGGATGGCGGCTTAGTACATAAACATATTGCCGGCTCACCGCGTCGTAGCGCGCATGAAATGCTTCCGGCACAATCTCCGCTTCCTTGACCACGACATCATGCGGCAAAATGCCGTTGAGTTTGCGCGGCATAATCTGCGTGTCGACTGCAACCGTGGTATGAAAATTCGAGATCTGGCCATAGGCATGTACACCGGCGTCCGTACGCCCGGCCACATACAGCCCGACCTTTTCTTTCAACAAAATCTTAAGGGCGCGCTCGACTTCGCCCTGCACCGTGCGCATCTTGGGCTGATATTGCCAGCCGCAAAAATTACTGCCATCATATTCCAAAACCAATTTGACATTCGGCATGAACGAATCCGCTCAACTTAACCGTGCATTGTTAATGGCCATGTGAGAAGACTTGCGGCCAGCATTATTCCCAGGGCGATCCAATCTGTTCGCGCCAGCTTCAACTCACGGAAACTAACGCGGCCTTCACCGCCATGATAGCAGCGCGCTTCCATGGCCGCCGCCAACTCGTCTGCGCGTTTGAAGGTTGAGATGAACAAGGGCACGAGCATGGGAATCAAGGCGTGGACACGCTGCAATAAATGCCCGTCAAAACGCGCGCCGCGCGAAATTTGCGCCCGTTGGATGCGCTGCGCTTCCTCGATAATCGTCGGCACGAACCGCAATGCCATCATCGTCATCAACGCCAGCTCGTGCGCCGGAAATTTGATCTGCTCCAGCGGACGCAGCATGCGCTCGAGGCCGTCGGTCAAATCTGCCGGAATCGTGGTACTCGTGAGTAACGCAGCAACCAGCACCAACAATCCCAAGCGCAGAGCATACTTCACTCCGATCAATGCGCCTGCCCCTGAAATGGAAATGCCCCACATTTCAACATCGGGGGCGGCAGAACTGGTCAGAGCATGAAGGAATATGGTAACGCCGAACAGCCAGAGGAAAGCACGAAGATTCCTTACAAAGATGTGAAGCGGAATGTGCGTGACGAGAATCGTAACGATGAGTACAAACGTCCACAGCAGCAGCGCCAGCCAGGAATCCGCGAGCATGATCGTTAACATCATACCGAGGCTTAGGATAAGCTTGGTGCGGGGATCAAGCCGGTGTATAATCGAGCCCGAAGGATAATATCGACCGAGCGTAATATTTTGCCATAAACCCATAGCCTGCCGAATTTTGCGCGCAAATATAACAACATTTTGATGAAATACCAATAAAAAACTCCGTGTGCAAATATGGCGTCAGGAT includes:
- the truA gene encoding tRNA pseudouridine(38-40) synthase TruA: MPNVKLVLEYDGSNFCGWQYQPKMRTVQGEVERALKILLKEKVGLYVAGRTDAGVHAYGQISNFHTTVAVDTQIMPRKLNGILPHDVVVKEAEIVPEAFHARYDAVSRQYVYVLSRHPVAVGRGYAYFCKFPLDLEEMKSAALHFLGEHNYRAFCCSSTEDPHYLSRVEMIQWEDNGEKILLRVRANRFLRNMVRIMVGTLINVGRGALPASEIPVILASQKRVEAGYTAPPHGLFLEKVLYPESATSFARDALRDATPEEEAGALEAELAVDVN
- a CDS encoding energy-coupling factor transporter transmembrane protein EcfT, with translation MGLWQNITLGRYYPSGSIIHRLDPRTKLILSLGMMLTIMLADSWLALLLWTFVLIVTILVTHIPLHIFVRNLRAFLWLFGVTIFLHALTSSAAPDVEMWGISISGAGALIGVKYALRLGLLVLVAALLTSTTIPADLTDGLERMLRPLEQIKFPAHELALMTMMALRFVPTIIEEAQRIQRAQISRGARFDGHLLQRVHALIPMLVPLFISTFKRADELAAAMEARCYHGGEGRVSFRELKLARTDWIALGIMLAASLLTWPLTMHG